One window of Aerococcus tenax genomic DNA carries:
- a CDS encoding PTS fructose transporter subunit IIABC, translated as MKLSDLFVKEAMDLNLQTESKKDTLVHLAKRFSDCGGVSDAEAYVEKLEAREAQSTTGVGDEIAIPHAQHESIKEAAIIFARSAEGIEWESFDGQPAKLIFMIAAPEGGGGEHLKALAQLSKVLLKDGVKDALLKAESPDEVLEIIKAHDESEEATEETGEAKAAPVEADKTDSTDNDVYIVAVTACPTGIAHTYMAEERLKKAGQAAGYRIKVETNGQSGVENRLTKKDIEEATAVIVAADKQVEMARFDGKPIIIVPVGDGVNKADQLVERAANDKLPIYHAKKDQNAEEEESSDGETLGRLAYKHLMNGVSHMLPFVVAGGILIALSFFWGITSADPAADDYNQIAQALNTVGNLSFAMMLPMLAGFIGHSMADRIGLVIGVIGGICAEPSKFAAFTGVGIFENSVSSGFLGALVAGFLAGGIVWLLEKLFAWLPKSLNGMKSIFLYPVLGVLIMGFLMLFVINGPMGAVMNGLMSLINSIPPSMTIILGFVVGAMMSIDMGGPINKAAYVTGTALVTASAGAGSNVMAAVMCGGMVPPLAIGISATLKKSLWTEDERNSAYVNYVMGAAFITEGAIPFAAKDPLHVIPPLALGSGIAGALSMFFGCVSYVPHGGVFAVLAGGVTNGLMYLLAWLIGGLIGGLLLNVSLSRAKSSDKTQKAE; from the coding sequence ATGAAATTATCTGATTTATTTGTCAAAGAGGCTATGGATCTCAACTTACAAACTGAAAGTAAAAAAGATACCCTAGTCCATTTAGCTAAGCGTTTCTCAGATTGTGGAGGCGTCAGTGATGCTGAGGCTTACGTGGAAAAGTTAGAAGCCAGAGAAGCTCAATCCACTACTGGCGTTGGTGATGAGATTGCCATTCCCCATGCCCAACATGAATCAATCAAAGAAGCTGCTATTATTTTTGCTCGGAGCGCAGAAGGAATTGAATGGGAATCCTTTGACGGTCAACCAGCTAAATTAATCTTTATGATTGCTGCTCCAGAAGGGGGCGGTGGGGAACACCTGAAGGCCTTAGCGCAATTATCTAAAGTCTTGTTAAAAGACGGAGTCAAAGATGCTTTATTAAAAGCAGAAAGTCCTGATGAAGTCCTAGAAATTATCAAGGCTCATGATGAAAGTGAAGAAGCAACAGAAGAAACTGGTGAAGCCAAAGCTGCACCAGTTGAAGCGGATAAGACTGATAGTACTGATAATGATGTATATATCGTTGCCGTGACCGCTTGCCCAACTGGGATTGCCCATACCTATATGGCGGAAGAACGCTTGAAAAAAGCCGGACAAGCCGCTGGTTACCGGATTAAGGTTGAAACTAATGGTCAAAGTGGGGTAGAAAACCGCTTAACCAAAAAAGATATTGAAGAAGCGACAGCTGTTATTGTTGCTGCTGACAAACAAGTTGAAATGGCTCGTTTCGATGGCAAACCAATCATTATTGTTCCTGTTGGTGATGGGGTTAACAAAGCTGACCAGTTAGTGGAACGAGCAGCCAATGATAAGCTACCAATCTATCATGCTAAGAAAGACCAAAATGCTGAAGAAGAAGAGAGTTCAGATGGCGAAACATTAGGCCGTTTAGCTTATAAGCACTTAATGAATGGTGTTTCTCATATGTTACCATTCGTTGTTGCTGGTGGTATCTTAATTGCCTTGTCATTCTTCTGGGGCATTACTTCCGCTGATCCAGCTGCTGATGATTACAACCAAATTGCGCAAGCCTTAAATACAGTAGGTAACTTATCCTTTGCCATGATGCTACCTATGTTGGCTGGTTTTATCGGTCATTCCATGGCAGACCGTATCGGTTTAGTTATCGGGGTTATCGGTGGTATCTGTGCGGAACCAAGTAAATTTGCTGCCTTTACTGGGGTTGGAATTTTTGAAAATTCGGTTTCTTCTGGTTTCCTTGGCGCCTTGGTTGCTGGTTTCTTAGCCGGCGGTATTGTTTGGCTATTAGAAAAACTATTTGCCTGGCTACCTAAATCCTTAAACGGGATGAAATCGATCTTCCTATACCCAGTCCTTGGGGTATTGATTATGGGCTTCTTGATGCTCTTTGTGATCAATGGACCAATGGGCGCAGTGATGAACGGCTTAATGAGCCTTATCAATAGTATTCCACCTTCCATGACCATTATCTTAGGTTTTGTGGTTGGAGCGATGATGTCTATCGATATGGGGGGTCCGATTAATAAAGCCGCCTATGTTACTGGTACTGCTTTAGTCACCGCATCAGCTGGTGCAGGATCTAACGTGATGGCAGCCGTAATGTGTGGTGGTATGGTGCCACCATTAGCCATTGGTATCTCTGCTACCTTAAAGAAGAGTCTATGGACTGAAGATGAACGTAATAGTGCTTATGTTAACTATGTCATGGGGGCTGCCTTCATTACTGAAGGTGCGATTCCTTTCGCTGCTAAAGATCCACTACATGTGATTCCACCACTAGCCCTTGGTTCAGGAATTGCTGGAGCCTTAAGTATGTTCTTTGGTTGTGTATCCTATGTTCCTCACGGTGGTGTATTTGCAGTCTTAGCTGGTGGGGTAACTAATGGTCTAATGTACTTACTTGCATGGTTAATCGGCGGACTTATCGGTGGCCTACTCCTTAATGTCTCTTTAAGTCGCGCTAAATCGAGCGATAAAACTCAAAAAGCTGAATAA
- a CDS encoding MetQ/NlpA family ABC transporter substrate-binding protein: protein MKKWILRLMTLLAAFTLVACQSGNTDSNKTVKVGVVGEKNDEWDYLKDELKEKEGIDLELVKFTDYRMPIEALEHNEIDMHAALTEIYMDNMNEESGYHNTTIGYTTLNPMGVFSNKIESIDQVKEGDKVAVPNDVSNESRALLLLQEAGLIKLNPDKGLMPTVEDITENPKNLEFITLDSNQTASALNDVTISCINNDMAADAGFVPTKDSIYLEKATDSSKPYWNVIAVDEKNKDNETYKKIVKYYQTPEVAKIIDEKSNGSSIPIWESQK from the coding sequence ATGAAGAAATGGATTTTACGATTGATGACCCTATTAGCTGCTTTTACCTTAGTGGCTTGTCAATCAGGCAATACTGATAGTAATAAAACGGTAAAAGTAGGGGTCGTTGGTGAGAAAAATGATGAATGGGACTACTTAAAGGATGAATTGAAGGAAAAGGAAGGCATTGACCTTGAATTGGTAAAATTTACTGATTATCGGATGCCCATTGAAGCCTTAGAGCATAATGAAATTGATATGCATGCTGCCTTAACTGAAATTTATATGGACAATATGAATGAAGAATCTGGTTACCACAACACCACGATTGGATATACCACCCTTAACCCAATGGGAGTCTTCTCCAATAAGATTGAAAGTATCGATCAAGTCAAAGAGGGTGACAAGGTAGCTGTGCCTAATGATGTCTCTAATGAAAGTCGGGCACTGTTATTGCTTCAAGAAGCAGGACTAATTAAGTTAAACCCAGATAAAGGGCTCATGCCAACCGTTGAGGATATCACTGAAAATCCAAAAAATCTGGAATTCATTACCTTAGACTCTAACCAAACAGCTAGTGCCTTAAATGATGTAACGATTTCTTGCATCAATAATGATATGGCTGCCGACGCAGGATTTGTTCCAACTAAAGACTCCATTTATTTAGAAAAGGCGACCGATAGTTCTAAACCTTATTGGAATGTCATTGCTGTTGATGAAAAGAATAAGGATAATGAAACTTATAAGAAGATTGTGAAGTACTACCAAACCCCTGAAGTCGCTAAAATTATTGATGAAAAAAGTAATGGCTCAAGTATTCCAATTTGGGAAAGCCAAAAATAA
- the clpP gene encoding ATP-dependent Clp endopeptidase proteolytic subunit ClpP: MNLVPTVIEQSPRGERAYDIYSRLLKDRIIMLSGEVNDDMANSVIAQLLFLDAQDNDKDIYIYINSPGGSVTAGMAIYDTMQFVNADVVTIVTGLAASMGSILLIGGTKGKRYALPHSEVLIHQPLGGVQGQATEIEISARHILQTKQTLKEIIAERSGQDIDKVEKDMDRDYWMTAKEAKDYGIIDEIMASNQGLKGQE; this comes from the coding sequence ATGAATTTAGTACCTACAGTGATTGAACAATCACCTCGTGGCGAACGCGCTTATGATATTTATTCACGCTTATTGAAAGACCGTATTATTATGCTCAGTGGAGAAGTTAATGATGATATGGCAAACAGTGTTATTGCCCAATTACTTTTCTTAGATGCTCAAGATAACGATAAAGATATTTATATTTACATTAATAGTCCAGGGGGATCAGTGACTGCCGGGATGGCAATTTATGACACCATGCAATTTGTTAATGCCGATGTTGTCACCATAGTTACTGGTTTAGCAGCTTCTATGGGCTCAATCCTATTAATTGGCGGCACAAAAGGGAAACGCTATGCCTTACCGCATTCTGAAGTGCTTATTCACCAACCTTTAGGTGGCGTTCAAGGTCAAGCCACTGAAATTGAAATCTCAGCCCGTCATATCTTACAAACCAAGCAAACCTTAAAAGAAATTATTGCTGAACGTTCTGGTCAAGATATCGATAAAGTAGAAAAAGATATGGACCGTGATTACTGGATGACTGCCAAAGAAGCTAAGGACTATGGCATCATTGATGAAATCATGGCTTCTAACCAAGGACTAAAAGGTCAAGAATAA
- a CDS encoding sugar-binding transcriptional regulator, protein MKAVYSRILKVVPELEDLFKKRMQILQMVLRFQPIGRQILAKKLDMTERPLRRETNILKKEGLLDSTRNGMVITAKGEEALAFAREMLHEDSSLFAKEQRLEKQLGIDEVHIIESNLDEENSTLAQIGVFLSNYLANTLPEGYITVAVSGGSTILEVAKSLNRKVLTKNRHFTIVPARGGMGDSVAIQANTISDQLAHRLNGTTNSLYVPDVLTEETRDLLVKEPSIQATLNILKRTDALLFSVGDARIMAQRRGFSSELIDKILAKGAIGEAFGCFYTKEGEIVYQMPRIGLQLDQIKDIQYPILIAGGRAKAKAIQAFAKLAPFNFVLVTDLGVSNQVLNEETH, encoded by the coding sequence ATGAAAGCCGTTTACAGTAGAATCCTTAAAGTGGTTCCTGAATTGGAAGACCTCTTTAAAAAAAGGATGCAAATTTTACAAATGGTCTTACGCTTTCAACCTATTGGTCGCCAAATTTTGGCGAAGAAGTTAGACATGACTGAGCGACCACTCCGGCGTGAAACAAATATCCTTAAAAAAGAAGGGTTACTAGATTCCACTAGAAATGGAATGGTTATCACCGCTAAGGGTGAGGAAGCTTTAGCTTTTGCTCGTGAAATGCTCCATGAAGATTCTAGTTTATTTGCTAAGGAGCAACGCTTAGAAAAGCAACTAGGCATCGATGAGGTACATATTATTGAGAGTAATCTTGATGAAGAAAATAGTACCTTGGCGCAAATAGGGGTTTTTCTATCTAACTATTTAGCCAATACTTTGCCAGAAGGATACATTACGGTGGCTGTTTCAGGCGGCTCGACAATACTCGAGGTTGCTAAGAGCTTAAACCGTAAAGTCTTAACTAAGAATCGACATTTTACGATTGTTCCTGCCCGTGGTGGCATGGGCGATTCGGTGGCGATTCAGGCAAATACAATTAGTGACCAACTCGCACACCGCTTAAACGGGACCACTAATTCTCTCTACGTTCCTGATGTTCTTACTGAAGAAACGAGAGACTTATTGGTAAAAGAGCCCTCCATTCAAGCAACATTAAATATTTTAAAGCGGACTGATGCTTTATTGTTTAGTGTTGGCGATGCTAGAATCATGGCCCAAAGACGGGGGTTTTCATCAGAATTGATTGATAAAATCCTTGCTAAAGGAGCTATTGGTGAAGCATTCGGGTGTTTTTACACCAAAGAGGGGGAAATAGTTTATCAAATGCCCCGTATTGGTTTACAATTAGATCAAATAAAGGATATTCAATATCCCATTCTAATTGCTGGCGGACGTGCTAAAGCAAAAGCCATTCAAGCTTTTGCAAAACTCGCACCCTTTAATTTTGTCTTAGTGACAGATTTAGGGGTAAGTAATCAGGTTTTAAATGAGGAAACTCATTAA